CAGCTTCAATattttgccatgtgcatgcgtgcctgttttcctcgtctcccgcctccaaacaggcaggacgaggattcactctgtgcgttggtttcagcaccttggtctgtttgttccatagaacaacagcatgaacggtgtgagcccttttgtcagtcgtacagtctctttgtattggtgggtggaggcggggttgCTAGCATGAGAGTGTAGCCTCGCAAGCTAACGTACAAatgaaatgagtagattgcaatatactgtcatatatttgttagattttttcattgtacttttcttgaaagtaatgctaaaatctcatctcgtctcataGACCCAGTCtcgtgtatcgtgacacccctacgggctactgttgcggccctaacccacgccaagctaaaagtcaactctgaacccctgacatcacttcccatCCAACACgaacacatttgcagcaacacacacgagcacgagtcttatatattttctcttattatggctactattTTGGGTCAtgggagcgtaaaggtgactataggggtgttttttcatgtctagagggctctaataatgttaaaatatgtatttagaaggtcatagacAGGTTGTCTGTGCTCTAACGCATTCCATTcatcaataaggaatcctactttgtggaagttcacttatcacggtcaggtctggaaccaattaaacgcaataaatgaggaattactaTGTGAAGGTATACccccccaacaacaacaaaggccTACAGTATGCTGTTTCACTTCAAATACGGGTTGTGTGAAGCTCACCCAggagaggaaggagaagaaggagaacgCCACAACAGCCCGTGCAGCATCAGCCGGGACAGCGAGGTCGGTGGTCAAGGACCACTGGTTGGCCAGGACACAGAAGCAGATGAACCACAGGAATGTCCACGTGGCTGCAGCACattgaaaacaacaaggaactgagGTTTGCCTTAAAACAACACGAAACCCCTCAATTTCCTGTTTTCAGAGCACGCTCACCCGAGAAGCCCAAGTCTGCAATGACGATGTATCTTCTCTCCTTGGCGTTGCTGATCTGCGGGAAGTGAGCGTCCAGCACCAGGAAGGCGACACACGCCAAGAAGGCCAGGATGCCTATGCCCACTCCGTAGCTGCAAGCGCTGTCTTTGTGGTTAAACATGCACCTGGCTTCCGGCTGCTGCGACGTGTTGACGTAGCCCTCTGCCGTGATGGTTGCAAACACCACGATGGCAAAGAGCTGGAAAGAAAGAACATGTGACCTGAGGAGTTGGGCTCACGCTGGCTGAAGTGGAAGCAGGACTGTGTGACTTTTCACACATGCTTGACAGTCAAGgaacactttcacttttaaacagGACAAAATATCTACTAAATGTATTCATATTCAGAAGACGTcgtggtttagtttattttcaaaatgataaTCACATGTTTACACGTACACGCCttaaaaggagcaggaagaagcagatttGAACGTGTGTCTCATCAAAGACTGATATCAGTGTAAGTGGAGGTACAATgaattatacagtacatcaaataAATTGATGTTATTTATTGTATCTCATTTtgctttagtttagtttttcatttcatttcattgtatttctttttaattgTGGTTTGTCCGGgctattgtttttattcatgtttttttatgtcttgtAATTTTATCTTAGATGTTTTATGTAGCTTGTTgtgcttttatgtatttttagatACTATTctgtgtgaaaaataaaatgattacaGCACGATGggtgtattacatatttttaggCTATTACAGGGATTAAATAAATAACCACTCACTCAAATAACTCCAGGAAGACTGCCTTTATATTCCTAATTATCATTCGTGTTATTATTTCACCACTTTTCCTTTACTTCCTGGTCTTGACATCACGGCAAAGAAAGTGAAACGTTAGCGTTTAAAAGGTTGGTTTAAACGTGACACAGCACGacacatgctaacgttaacagaCTCTTTTCAAACTAACCCCTACGGTGAATTAAACATTCACGTTCCCGTGACACCAAACACCTAATACAATTGCCACCGTCAcaaatttaaactttattggtAAACCGGTAAAGTTTGAAAGCTTTCTGTCGGTTGTAGCATCTGACATCTGTTGACAGCAAAGTCTTGTTGACAGCTAACGAAGCTAACGCTTTCCCGTTGTTAACTCACCCAGCTCAAGCACCGCAAAATAGTTTGTGGCTTTCTTGCAAAGCCTCCGAAATCGAAAGCGCCACCGGCCAGCGGGGCTCCATAGGCGCTGTTTTGCATCTTTCTATTGTGTGACTCGCAACAATGtgtctttggaaaaaaaaagttaggaaACTAGCCGGAAAACCGTTCTTGTTGGTGCGACGTCAAACTGCTTCCTGGGAACTTTGCCAAACCCGCCTACAAGCTGATGCGTTCAGGGTAGCTTGGAAATATTTACAAGCGGAACAACGTCACACGTAAGAGCTATAAAGGCCGGCGTATTGACGCTGCAGCTAGCAGAATGAAGCCTTTACGTTCAGATTCTATGGTAAACAATTGAAATGTATAACTTCAAAATGCGTGTACTGATGTCTCATGCACCGAAAGAAaatataatcaataaataatacttTCTCTGAAGTCTGGCAAATATTTCCATGATAAAAAtggcaatgttaaagaattgtTGATTTTTACTTGTgtcccaataaaaaaatgtatattttattttttgccttttacctaaaaataacattattagcATTTTATAAACTGTGTTTAAGAAACGAATACGGTTTctagctatttaaaaaaaacaattagagGAAATAAAACTACTGCGCTCGAGTCGCATGTTGATGACGGACGCGTGCCTGTCCAGTCACAACGCAGAGCGCCAAGTTCCTCTAAAAAACGTAAACAACATGGCGGACAAAGACGCAGAAGTTACATTTAAGAAGGTAGAGTCTCCCTTTAAGTGACTTTCACTGTTCGCAAACATTTTGTTTGTAAGCTCGGTGAAGCTAAACTACTGTTAATTCAGCATTTTCGCCGAGAAAAAACGAGTTTGTGGAGTGTTATTCGGCTTTCGAGCCGAAGTCTCTTTCGCACGTCAAACCATAACATCTTCTTGAATTAGAATTAAAAAGTGGCGTCTAACAATAACTGTGTGCATGTTTCGAATGACGAATGAATACGATGTATGTAATACTTAAAAATAAACGAGGCTAATTATGTTACGAGATAGTTGTAGGTCCACCACACGTAAAGAGGGTTAAACGGGCCTCTTTTCAAATGCAGTCTGGTTGTTGAGAAAGCATTAATCCACAAGAGGGCGCTACAGCTTAGCTAGCATGTACTGTACTCGCGTTCACAACTAAACTTTGCAACGCTTTAATGCAAATAATCTTATGAGGCAAAAGTCATTACACACAGTATCACAAGACAGAAAACACCAGTGAATTCTCTGTGTCTCACCTACAGGACACAGTGAGCAAGCTGTTATCAAGCTTCTACAAGGAGGACAAAACCAGAAGTGAGTTATGTGAAGTAAGCCTGATGTAAATGCTTGTGATTCTGCAGCTCAATTCTTATCTGTGTTACATTACAGTTAGTGGCGAGGCTGCACTGCTCATGGCGGAGATGCTGAGAATATTTGTCCAGGGTAAGAACCACGGCGGCTACAACTGAAAAAGATATGAGTTGACGAGTGAGTATCAATCTGATTGCGGCAGAAGCGGCTGTGCGATCGCAGAAACAAGCCGGAAACGAGGACTGTGACCAAGTGGGCATCGAACACTTTGAAAAGATCCTACCTCAGCTGGTATGTACCAGGAGATGTATGGCACAGAATTTAGGAAATGCAGTAGCCCCTCTCTACATCATGgttcgaatatcactccctcactatatcacggtcttaaaaaaagaattcataaatgatcgttgttttgtggttgaaaacggcctattattaattaaaaaaggaatatttaagcaaattgtatgtattgtttGAGCATTAAAAAGAGCtgaatgaactaactaaatgaagtaaaatacaaacatatatacaaatataaaggtgactatagtggtgttctTTCATgcctagatggctctaataatgtgaaaaaacacatttacaggatcttaaacaggttttctatgccataactacgaaactattctgttttttaacattgaatgctccttcgtggaaattcacttattgtggccgggtctggaaccaatgaaccgcgataaGCGAGGGACTACTGAATACAGTATGACCAAtgtacactcactggccacaccATTTGGTGCAATACAATACACGAGAGCAAAGAtgataatgctcacttttcatTGTCTCTGTCAGAGAGGAAGGACATTTTATGCCATTCACTTTTTATTTAAGCCTTTTTGGCTGTGGTGAATGAATATTGGGGAAATCTCAGGGCACCTCACAACACTATACGGTTCGTGACTAGCAAAAttaactaagcggaactacgttccttgtcacggaTCTACAACCAGAACCGGGCTCACAGGACCAATTAGGAGTgcgggggtaagtcactgttgatgtactacactgctgatggggatgtcatacaacctcatgtcaaaaaatcccaactatccctttaaggaccTCTTCAGGgttaatttttcaactgttatttatgttttaattgtTGTTGCTTCTTcgaaaatattttaaatgtaatatattttttgtatttttaaaatctttaacatatttttaatatattttggagtTGCGTAGAATTGTACGGCATTACACTGAGTGCAGTTCTACATCACCGCCAGCTGCACCTTTCTGGCTGCCCACAAAAAACGGAGCATTATCACCTTTGTAATGGCTCATAATATGACGCACGAGTATTTCGTGATGTTGCTGCACAACAAAGAGACGTTGGTGTTCTTTTTCCCCCCTTGCAGCTGCTGGACTTCTAGCAACCTGTCGCCACCAGATGGCGCCAGAGCGCCTCATTAGTGACTCCGGTTACCACTTGTTACGTCGTCTTGTTTGTAATTCTCCTTGACTTGTAATTCACTCACATGTTAGAATGCATTCCACGCTTTCTTCCACATTTGTtgtgtctgtttgtttttttttttaagtggaaaACAGCCCCCATCCCGGCTCCAATAAGGCCCACCTGTGCTCTTCTGTGCAACAACAGGTGCTTCCAGCATGCGCCGCGGCGCCCTTCATCAAAGCCTCCTGGAGCAGTTGGAAGCAATTAGAGTAATAAGGGGAGCAGCCAGTCTCTTAGATGATGACAAGTgccaggagaaaaaaaaagaaaagaaaagaagtacCCCCTCCGGCCACTTTGAAGTTCCCTTTTGCTGTCCTGCGATGTTTAGTTAGAGGTGGAGGGAAGGCCAAAGGGGAGCTCTGGCACAGGGGGAAAGTTGAATGGGAGTGTGCGTGCAcgaatgtgtgtgcatgtgtgagccAAACACGGCCAAGAGACCACACGCGTAGATAGAAAGGAAACATAAGAAAACACATTGGAACACGGTCCAAGAGGAGCAGGGTGTAATTCTGAAGGTAAATAAACAAAAGAGGCGAGGAGAAGAGGTGCCTCTCCTCCTTTCATCACAGCGGAAGAGAACGGCTCCTCCAACCCGCTGCGCCTCTAAAGCTTTTCCACAAGACCGTGTCTTCATTATGAGTCAGCACAGCCGTACAACACCTCACACTATTTATTTGCGTGATGTGACTCACCGCCGCACCGACAAACACATCTGGAAGCAACTTGGAGCTGAAAGTCTCCAGCGCGGGTCGCTGATGGCCGCTCAGAGATGCGACACCTGGAATTCCACACCGCGTATCGTGGATTCCTGCTCTCTGGCCACTGCAGGCCTTTCTGCTGTGTTTGGTTTAATGATGCGCACAATTGGCGGTCACTTCATTTGCTGGCTTAGTAGTAGCTGCAGACCCCCGCAACAAACTGCCACTTATCACGTAGGCAACCTGCTTATTGTGCTGAAAAGCTGCCACTTTTACGGCTTCCTCGCCAGGCACTGGCAACATAGAACGCCATCGAAGGTAAACATTACTTTCAACCAGGCGTGTCCGGACCTTTACCAGTGaggaccacatagtgaaaaatgaaaggatgcgagggaCACGTtgataagaagaagaaaataggTGTTTTCACTAATATGACAGAGctgaggcagtttttttttttacattttcaaaatatttcagcttcttaaataaccttcaaacattttctttttgcagcattaacattttattaccataatcttttcactttattcccacaaatGATAACTTTcacccaacctcattttccaaaaattgcaaccttattttctttagtttctcataatattactacatTAATATTTCGACACGCAGGTTTCCTTGCctcaaaatgacattatttttcctcataatgttacacatttgttctcctaaaattgcaacggttttctcctaatattttgactttatactcatagaattacagctattttttttcaacaataatCTTTGGacattgtatttttgtaatagAGTGTTCCTTCGTTTATTGCGGGGATAGGTTTTCTCACaagcaaaaacattttctcacatttctgtcttgtttaaacactctcaaaaaagtccaaacctttgtttgaattttaatgatcaacctacaggtcagGCACAAGAAATGAAGTCACTCACtcgtgtgtatttcactcctgtggcctgtgcctttttgtcctggcgccgttccgatgtactgtagcgtttttgtatcctttttaaaacatattgctgcagtcctccatcgaaccgaagattcatttataaaCTAGCAAGCCAGCATGacacaggagccaatcaggacgcagaaaacaatagaGGGCcgggctcggcctgtaacagcgttcataggctgtaaaaaataaataaataaagcacaaaaaaaattctgcgaatctgtgaaaggtgaactTTGATAGAGCGAGGAAACACAATCTgacttttatgactttattcccataatattttgactttatgcacacaatttataactttttccccaacctaattttccaaaaattagtgACTGAAACTTttctttggtttgtttctcatcacatccatccatccatcctttttctatgctgcaAAATCCTCAtgaggggtatgctggagcctatcccagctgacttgtggtgagaggcggggtacaccctggactggtgtccagccaatggcaggacacatatagacaaacactcacattcatacctatggaccatttagagtctccaatgaagctaacatgcatgtttttggaatgtgggagaaaaccggagtacccggagaaaacccacacacgcacggggagaacatgcaaactccacacagaaatgcccaagggagaatccaacccacatcttccaatctcctggctgtgtggccaacatgctaaccactagacccccGTGCGGCCCTTCTCATAACACTACTACTTCAAAAAAACTATTTCTTCAACTCTGCCtaagatgtcatttttttaaactcataatattataagtttatttctcttaatattttgactttattcttgtaaattattgcagttttttaaatttaattttccgactatttcaactgtcttgtaaattttcttctcatagtgttatggctttattcccagaatatttggacttattcttgtaacattgtaactttttccccagcctaattttccaaaaatgaaaacattatttgttgttttgtttgtttctgttaatatgacgacttttaaaaaataaccccttttttctttatactttcaactttatgctactaaaacatgATTTTTCTTCACATGATGTTATGCtcatgaaattatgactttttttcttttaatattttgactttattctggtacaattttgttgctgttgcttttttttttttttttttttttttttacatttttcttgttaaattacatattttttaatgccAATAAAAGTGGGCCAATAAAACTGCTTTAAACTGTACTGTTCATCAAGGTTTTATGAGAGCAATAGttggaccctggaacagataaaTTTGATTggaatgatttcttatgggcTTTGTTCAACCTGTCAGGTTCCTGGAGGACAGCGGTCTCCAAAATGCGGCATGGGGGCCAATTGGGGCTGTTTCTATTTGAGCTTtggcatgttctaaaaatacaattacacaaaaaattcaaacaaaacagcaaaaatggggaaaaaaggtttACACGAATAAAGAGTAACAGAACGTAAtgtgtcattttagaagcataaagctgaaatacttaagcaaataaagttttttgtttgaatatgagaaaaagaaaatggaatgaagtgacattttttgaaaaaaaaaaaaaaaagttcaaatataaaGAGAATCATGCCAAACTATAAGAATTCGGTCATTATGTGGGAAAAACAAAAGGAGGAAGTTGAATTGGTGATTTAGGGTAGAATAGTACATTGTGATCATGTGGCCCTTtggctggaaaacatttggacacgcCTGCTGTGTTGGGTGAAGTCCTGGTGAAGTAGTGAACTACCGTACAACCTTTCTCCCTGCTATACATCTCAGTGGAACAAATGGCATGTGAAGGCAGCATTATGAAACATGCGAAAGCAGTTAGGACCAGAGTGGGGCGGGGCATCGGAGGGTCGAGTCATGActtaaaagttttgttttttttccttggtgGCGACATTAAAGGCGAAGGAGTGTCGACAGCTCGGGCCAGACGCTTTGGAGAAGCTCCGAAGCAGCGAGAGGCTGTTCCCGGGAGACGAGACGGATCTGTCTCCAGTCGTCTGGCGCGTCGTCATTGCTTCAAGAGCGAGACTGTTAACCGTCAGTAAAGATATTTATACGTACACTAGTGCTTGGCTCGAGGAAGTCCTCTTTTGGAGTAAAAACAAATACTCCTGTATGTTCAATACAACATTTTGAATCAgcttaatcacagttttcaaatgaattcatcatgattaatcaccatggcCAACTACAGTCGGTCCTCGAATATTAAGAGGCTTCCATTAAGAAGCATTCCAATTGGGAATGCAGCCCTGTATTCAACATCGGCAACTAGGTGTCAGTACTTGTTTGGTGAGGCAGGCACTAGACTAAGTTtctctagggaacacatttactgtgacactgctcgagcaggagctttatttacgtcttatatggcttatttactcttatggcTGCCAATTACAATTATCTATTGTACAGTATTAGATAATACAATtactgtataaaggtgactataggggtgttatttcatgtctagagggctctaacaatgttaaaaaccatatttagaagacggtaaacaggttttctatgccataactaccaaAAATACTTcggtcaggcctggaaccagttaactgcgataCATGAGGGGCGACtgaatgtctgaaatatgcccatttttactcgatttaattaacagaaagataaacgaCAGCACAGGACGTATTGAGTGTGCAAATTGTGCTTCCACATTAAGCGTTACTTAGtgcccttgaacgcatcatcacgTGAGCAGCCCCTGGCCAGCGCAGACAGCAGCATGGATGTCATTTCCAGTCTTTATATTAAAAATGGCAGTTTTCATTTCTGATGACGCGTTAGTGAGCAGCGTTGGGGACGTTAATCAAATAAAGTACAGTACTACCtcacataacgtaaacctccttttacgtaaattccactgaacgtaaagaatttatgtaaagtttttgcatcgtattacgtaagaaattccatataacgtaaagcgccAAGTCGGTGCAATTTCAGAAATTCCATTTGAATACTGTAGCTCGCGTGACAGacagagggaaacattttccatgactaacagagtacacttggtgacgccttctgacgcttcacgctctcattggctgattatcggggcaccgcctacgctctcatctcattggctgacttatccagcgcgtccgtgagtttgtgtgagagacaagcttctcccttcctcatcgtcgttgcccttaaactagttgattgtttttgtttttcagttttattcatttacagtaatcttatttattaccttatttgatattggaatgttactctactatgtttatgctaatgttttcttatattttcccaccatatctggtggactttgaatattttgaagggccaaaggggcgagtttgggaagatcttggaacggattaggctatttacatgtattttacgcttcgtataacgtaaaaaccctataacgtaaacgttctcagaacggattatttatgttgtaggggcgtctactgcaATCCGTTACGCATTACAGTaacccctcatttatcgcagttaattacacatttctgcaaagtaggattctttatttttaaatgtaatattttcatagtttataGTTATCCATCTTTTCCAAGTGAAGGGTCTTCCGAACGTGTTATGTCTCTGCGGTACATAAGCTTGTTGCCGTACTATGTCTCatgcagagtggaaaatattccattcctaacactaGAATACAGCTAATTATtaggaaacatttttttgtacttttggcCTAAACTTTtggaattttcaagcataaaaatagctgaatgaagtaaaatagaaatactgccatcccttgtttattgcggttcattGGTCCCCAGCGCGATATAGAAGTCAAgaataataaattgaatattttcagagttagagcatacaaaacctgtttccgaccttctaaatacaggttttatcattattagagccctctagacatgaaataacaccactatagtctcctttacatatcacccaatatagtagacataataagagaacataagatataatatagattcacacatgttaacattgttgttccttttttattacttccaatttctgcaaagtacagtacttcctgtgatgGCTCTAgtttcatcagtgtaacatgactgacacctagtgaccactgtagaatactacatatcatcgcagcGTCATTgcatgtgtcttctgaatgtcttatatttctattttgtttcatttagccatttttatgcttgaaaatgcagaatttaagacaaaaataagttacatttgcttaaatatgcaaatgttttgactaataataggccgtattcaaccacaaaacagccaaaatttataaatgaatacatttttgaaaaaccgggattgggtgaagccgtgaaatttgaagtggCGAGGGGTTATTGTACGaggtacttttaaaaaagtaaagccCTGCTTTAGTTAGTCAC
This genomic interval from Dunckerocampus dactyliophorus isolate RoL2022-P2 chromosome 18, RoL_Ddac_1.1, whole genome shotgun sequence contains the following:
- the syngr2a gene encoding synaptogyrin-2a, encoding MQNSAYGAPLAGGAFDFGGFARKPQTILRCLSWLFAIVVFATITAEGYVNTSQQPEARCMFNHKDSACSYGVGIGILAFLACVAFLVLDAHFPQISNAKERRYIVIADLGFSATWTFLWFICFCVLANQWSLTTDLAVPADAARAVVAFSFFSFLSWGLLVYSAYTRYRQGLTDLAQQYTDPATDHNAPYPAAPYATDPAGYQQSPFSQTPENPGEYQPPVY
- the cenpx gene encoding centromere protein X, coding for MADKDAEVTFKKDTVSKLLSSFYKEDKTRISGEAALLMAEMLRIFVQEAAVRSQKQAGNEDCDQVGIEHFEKILPQLLLDF